In Xylanibacter ruminicola 23, a single genomic region encodes these proteins:
- a CDS encoding N-acetylmuramoyl-L-alanine amidase, with protein MNKQLKPLKKVLLLVVHCTATKCNRPFSVENLIACGEAKYGQCSYHYYVRRDGEVIPLLPETVQGVHARHYNYCSLGIVYEGGLNEKGQAYDTRTEAQKHALYELLKELTGEYPQARIVGHCELPHVAKDCPCYRPSCEYANLQPKC; from the coding sequence ATGAATAAACAGTTGAAGCCTCTTAAGAAAGTGCTACTGCTTGTAGTGCATTGCACGGCTACCAAGTGTAACCGTCCATTCAGTGTTGAGAACCTGATTGCCTGCGGCGAAGCCAAATATGGTCAGTGTTCCTACCATTATTATGTGCGCAGGGATGGTGAGGTAATACCGCTGCTACCAGAAACCGTGCAGGGGGTACATGCCAGGCATTACAACTACTGCTCGCTCGGCATTGTGTACGAGGGCGGATTGAACGAAAAAGGCCAGGCTTATGATACCCGCACCGAAGCTCAGAAACATGCGCTCTATGAACTATTGAAGGAACTGACAGGAGAATATCCCCAAGCCCGCATCGTAGGCCATTGCGAACTACCCCATGTAGCCAAGGACTGCCCCTGCTACCGGCCCAGCTGCGAGTACGCCAATCTCCAGCCCAAGTGCTGA
- a CDS encoding DUF6371 domain-containing protein, which yields MKYNELDLQKIREMPIFDVCSKLGITLKGKGKITKRTLCWHHNDKHPSMHINKDKNIYKCFVCGEGGDVIKLVQEYENLDFLEACDWLVKEFDVILTNHTVQNHVKSKPSAPPPPIVVPLDTALVTKSKGLGSEFCKAVVATGYLSEGQLRNAAERYQLGYSKEGGVIFWEIDQQQQVHTGKIMYYQPDCHRDKEHHPTWVHTILKQQLPAEYELQHCLFGLHLLNERTERVAIVESEKTAVIMSEKFTDFVWLSCGGMQMLKPELLAPLVQYRIIIFPDADPEGEAYKQWTDIVNEAQRLYRFRYPIRLSPLLEQKTTKEQKERKIDIVDFLFEQDESHV from the coding sequence ATGAAATACAATGAATTAGATCTTCAAAAAATCCGCGAGATGCCCATATTTGATGTATGCTCGAAATTGGGCATTACGCTGAAAGGAAAGGGCAAGATTACCAAACGTACCCTTTGCTGGCACCACAACGACAAGCACCCATCAATGCATATCAACAAGGACAAGAACATCTACAAATGCTTTGTTTGTGGCGAGGGCGGCGATGTGATTAAGCTGGTGCAGGAATACGAAAATTTAGATTTTCTAGAGGCTTGCGATTGGTTGGTAAAGGAGTTTGATGTGATATTGACAAACCATACTGTTCAAAACCATGTAAAAAGCAAGCCATCTGCACCTCCACCACCTATTGTGGTGCCGTTGGATACAGCTTTGGTAACTAAATCCAAAGGTCTGGGTTCCGAGTTTTGCAAAGCAGTGGTGGCTACAGGCTACCTGAGCGAAGGACAGCTACGAAATGCAGCAGAACGCTATCAGCTAGGCTACTCAAAAGAGGGCGGCGTTATCTTCTGGGAGATTGACCAACAGCAGCAGGTGCATACCGGCAAGATTATGTATTACCAACCCGATTGCCATCGCGACAAAGAGCATCATCCTACATGGGTGCATACCATCCTGAAACAGCAATTACCTGCTGAATACGAACTGCAGCATTGCCTTTTCGGACTGCACCTGCTAAATGAGCGAACAGAACGGGTGGCGATTGTGGAATCGGAGAAAACGGCGGTAATTATGTCGGAGAAGTTTACGGATTTTGTATGGTTATCGTGTGGTGGTATGCAGATGCTGAAACCAGAGCTGTTAGCACCATTAGTACAGTATCGCATCATCATCTTTCCAGATGCAGATCCTGAGGGCGAAGCATACAAGCAATGGACCGACATCGTAAATGAGGCACAGCGACTTTACCGGTTTCGTTATCCCATTCGCTTATCGCCATTGCTGGAACAGAAAACTACCAAAGAACAGAAAGAACGCAAAATTGATATAGTAGATTTTTTATTTGAACAAGATGAAAGCCATGTATAA
- a CDS encoding MraY family glycosyltransferase, translated as MLNYIFDILIKAGADVDALKLTYATAVPFVLSALLGWLFVPRVLLISRKKKLYDIPDARKVHKQPIPRLGGITFFPVLLMSFCLSIGIWMLMHLYGGFTQVYILIARFIMLAVGMMVLYLTGVADDLIGVSYKDKFVVQILCALLFPLSGLWIHDLSGLFWLHEIPAWIGMPLTVFLVVYITNAINLIDGVDGLASGLCSISLFTLGMAAAIKTQYLFCMISFSMLGVLLPFWFYNVFGNAEKGKKIFMGDTGSLTLGYLLSFLLVYMASLDKMGFPRGMLLMGFSTMIIPLMDIPRVMMARVREGRNPFTPDKNHIHHKLMRTGMKPFWTMVTLLVVTVFLIAFTVITVKLEVDKTLILVVDILLGVMLHLIIDHFIAKKEKQKK; from the coding sequence ATGCTGAATTATATATTCGATATATTAATTAAGGCCGGGGCTGATGTGGATGCCCTGAAGCTGACGTATGCTACGGCTGTGCCTTTCGTGCTGTCGGCTTTGCTGGGCTGGTTGTTCGTGCCCAGAGTGCTGCTGATTAGCCGAAAGAAGAAGCTGTATGATATTCCTGATGCCCGAAAGGTGCATAAACAGCCCATACCTCGCTTGGGTGGTATTACCTTCTTCCCGGTACTGCTGATGAGTTTCTGCTTGTCGATTGGTATCTGGATGCTAATGCATCTGTATGGTGGCTTTACGCAAGTGTATATTCTGATAGCGCGCTTTATCATGTTGGCTGTGGGTATGATGGTGCTTTACCTGACGGGTGTGGCTGATGATTTGATAGGTGTTTCGTATAAGGATAAGTTTGTGGTGCAGATATTATGCGCTTTGCTGTTCCCCTTATCGGGCTTGTGGATACATGATTTGTCGGGCTTGTTCTGGCTGCACGAGATACCTGCTTGGATAGGTATGCCGCTTACCGTATTCCTGGTGGTTTATATTACCAATGCCATTAACCTGATAGATGGCGTGGATGGACTGGCATCGGGTTTATGCTCTATTTCGCTCTTTACTTTGGGTATGGCTGCTGCCATTAAAACGCAATATCTGTTCTGCATGATTTCGTTTAGTATGCTGGGCGTGCTGCTACCTTTCTGGTTCTATAATGTGTTTGGCAATGCCGAAAAAGGCAAGAAGATATTTATGGGTGATACGGGTAGCTTAACGTTGGGCTATCTGCTGAGTTTCCTATTGGTATATATGGCCAGTCTGGATAAGATGGGATTCCCTAGAGGTATGTTGCTGATGGGCTTCTCGACTATGATTATCCCGTTGATGGATATTCCGCGTGTGATGATGGCTAGAGTGCGTGAGGGTAGAAATCCGTTTACGCCTGATAAGAATCATATCCACCATAAGCTGATGCGAACAGGTATGAAGCCATTCTGGACAATGGTTACGCTTTTAGTTGTAACCGTTTTCTTGATTGCCTTTACCGTAATTACAGTGAAGTTAGAGGTGGATAAAACGCTGATTCTGGTGGTTGATATCTTGTTAGGTGTAATGCTTCATCTGATTATCGATCACTTTATAGCGAAGAAAGAAAAGCAAAAGAAATAA
- a CDS encoding MraY family glycosyltransferase translates to MKKELMGEETVVRDGKIRRRVPRFGGVSLFPILVVSVGLPLACTFFLNDQFSTNAENSTYFVQFMLMMTGLTAMYMVGVMDDLVGVSLKSKLAIELLAALLIPLSGLRIDHLDGLLGLYELSSWISIPLTVIAVLYVSNTVSMLDDIDGLASGMVMIVFGVMAVLCAIANQYLLLMVCVAMVGLLVPFLFRNVMGWRVGWRKLFFGDTGGLTIGYLMAFVVIAVSHMSGKELPVGIGMACFGTLLIPMFDVMRVGITRLVNGRNVFKSGDKNHIHHRLMLAGLKPRQVLVVVLLITFEFICLNMWGVWNGWNLSLLLVIDVSAWFLMQVVIMYYKNRAGRDKC, encoded by the coding sequence GTGAAAAAAGAACTGATGGGAGAGGAGACAGTAGTGCGTGACGGAAAAATCAGACGAAGGGTTCCCAGATTCGGGGGCGTTTCGCTTTTCCCTATTCTTGTTGTTAGTGTTGGACTGCCCTTGGCATGCACCTTCTTCCTGAACGACCAGTTCTCGACAAATGCAGAGAATAGCACCTATTTTGTGCAGTTTATGTTGATGATGACTGGGCTGACAGCTATGTATATGGTTGGTGTGATGGACGATCTGGTAGGTGTATCGCTCAAGTCGAAACTCGCCATCGAGCTGTTGGCTGCGTTATTAATACCTCTGTCGGGTTTGCGTATCGATCATCTGGACGGTTTGTTAGGCTTGTACGAGTTGTCGTCGTGGATTAGTATCCCGCTAACAGTGATAGCTGTGTTGTATGTATCGAACACCGTATCGATGCTGGATGATATTGATGGCCTGGCATCGGGAATGGTTATGATTGTTTTTGGCGTGATGGCCGTATTATGCGCGATAGCCAATCAGTATCTGCTGTTGATGGTATGCGTAGCCATGGTAGGTTTGTTAGTACCATTCCTGTTCCGCAATGTGATGGGATGGCGAGTAGGGTGGCGTAAACTCTTCTTTGGTGACACTGGCGGATTGACGATTGGCTATCTGATGGCATTCGTGGTGATTGCCGTGAGCCATATGAGTGGTAAGGAATTGCCAGTTGGGATTGGAATGGCCTGCTTTGGTACACTGCTGATACCAATGTTTGACGTGATGCGTGTGGGTATCACCCGACTGGTAAACGGAAGAAATGTGTTTAAGAGTGGCGATAAAAATCATATACATCACCGACTGATGCTAGCAGGCTTGAAGCCTAGACAGGTATTGGTGGTGGTACTATTGATTACATTCGAGTTCATCTGCCTGAATATGTGGGGCGTTTGGAATGGATGGAATCTGTCGTTGCTGTTAGTGATTGATGTTTCGGCCTGGTTCCTGATGCAGGTTGTGATTATGTATTATAAAAATCGTGCGGGGAGGGACAAATGCTGA
- the hflX gene encoding GTPase HflX yields MKEFVISEAKAETAVLVGLITKEQNEAKTKEYLDELEFLADTAGAVTVKRFTQKVGGPSQTTYVGSGKLLEIKEYIKQCQDAYDEWLDEQDASLFAEGLLDESNAPQPVGMVIFDDELSAKQMRNIEKELQVKILDRTSLILDIFAMRAQTAEAKAQVELAQHRYMLPRLQRLWTHLERQGGGSGSGGGKGSVGLRGPGETQLEMDRRIILQRITLLKQRLAEIDKQKTTQRKNRGRLIRVALVGYTNVGKSTMMNLLAKSEVFAENKLFATLDTTVRKMTIDNLPFLLADTVGFIRKLPSDLVESFKSTLDEVREADLLVHVVDISHPDFEDQIRVVEETLKELGCADKPAMLVFNKIDAYTWVEKEEDDLTPATKENMTLEDLEKTWMARTGENQHYLECLFISAKQKDNIDALRDILYKRVRELHVQKYPYNDFLYQDYE; encoded by the coding sequence TTGAAAGAGTTTGTAATATCAGAAGCAAAAGCAGAGACTGCCGTACTGGTGGGACTCATTACCAAGGAACAGAACGAGGCTAAGACCAAGGAATATCTCGACGAACTCGAGTTCCTGGCAGATACTGCCGGTGCAGTTACCGTGAAGCGTTTCACCCAGAAAGTGGGTGGACCCAGTCAGACCACCTATGTAGGTAGCGGTAAACTGCTCGAAATCAAAGAATATATCAAGCAATGCCAGGATGCCTACGATGAGTGGCTGGATGAGCAGGATGCCTCGCTGTTTGCCGAGGGTTTGCTCGACGAGTCGAATGCCCCACAGCCTGTAGGTATGGTCATCTTTGATGATGAGCTGAGTGCCAAGCAGATGCGTAATATCGAAAAGGAACTGCAGGTTAAGATTCTGGATCGCACCTCGCTTATTCTCGACATCTTTGCTATGCGCGCCCAGACCGCCGAGGCCAAGGCACAGGTTGAGCTGGCTCAGCATCGCTATATGCTGCCCCGCCTGCAGCGACTCTGGACCCACTTGGAGCGCCAGGGTGGTGGCTCAGGTTCAGGTGGCGGAAAAGGTTCGGTAGGACTGCGTGGACCTGGTGAAACCCAGCTGGAGATGGACCGTCGTATCATTCTGCAGCGCATCACCCTGTTGAAACAGCGCCTGGCCGAGATCGACAAACAGAAAACCACTCAGCGTAAGAACCGTGGTCGCCTGATTCGTGTGGCCCTCGTAGGTTATACCAACGTGGGTAAGAGCACCATGATGAACCTGCTGGCCAAGAGCGAGGTGTTTGCCGAGAACAAACTCTTTGCCACACTCGATACCACCGTACGTAAGATGACCATCGATAACCTGCCTTTCCTGTTGGCCGATACCGTTGGATTCATCCGCAAGTTGCCCAGCGACCTGGTTGAATCGTTCAAGAGCACCCTCGACGAGGTGCGCGAGGCCGACCTGCTGGTACACGTGGTAGATATCTCCCACCCCGACTTCGAGGATCAGATCCGTGTGGTTGAGGAGACCTTAAAGGAGTTAGGCTGTGCCGATAAACCCGCCATGCTGGTATTCAACAAGATTGATGCCTACACCTGGGTGGAAAAAGAGGAGGACGACCTGACACCTGCCACCAAGGAGAACATGACACTCGAAGATTTGGAAAAGACCTGGATGGCTCGCACAGGCGAGAACCAGCACTACCTGGAGTGCCTGTTCATCTCGGCCAAACAAAAGGATAATATTGATGCACTGCGCGACATTCTGTATAAACGAGTACGTGAGCTGCATGTGCAGAAATACCCCTATAACGACTTTTTATATCAAGATTATGAGTAA
- a CDS encoding glycoside hydrolase family 97 protein yields MLASSVLCWADDVRVSSPNGSLVVTVSDAEGKLSYTATLDGKQMLAPSALGLQTSLGDLTKELSIVNSQLSTVANSYSMRGTKASKVDYKANALTINLQNKDGVKFSILFQVSDNDIAYRYQMPRQTIRRREYKRVRILSEVSGFNFPEGTTTFISPQIGPETGWEQTKPSYEEGYSNDAPMDKASQYGHGYIFPALFHLPTGWALVSETGVTSGYCGSHLSDYLAGSGYTVAYPDKGENNGFGTDFAAIPLPGETPWRTITLGSTLKPILETTISYDVVETRYQASTDYKAGRYTWSWLIGQDNSINYDDQVRFIDLASAMGFEYCLVDNWWDQNIGRERIAELSKYAQSKGVHLLMWYNSNGFWNDAPQTPRNCMNTAVAREKEMSWLESIGVKGIKVDFFGGDKQQTMQLYEDILSDANRHGLQVVFHGCTVPRGWERMYPNFVASEAVLASENLFFGEGATISEGFDLTLHPFCRNATASMDWGGIIMNKFMSTDNKSRHSRKTTDIFELASGITMQTSVQCVAMQPNNLQELPQFEMDFLRELPTTWEETRFIDGYPGKYVVMARKATNGKWYIAGLNAQKEPLALTLDLKAFGDLTKLLVDDKQMQPVQTALKKDKKGKIKVVIQPNGGMIIK; encoded by the coding sequence ATGCTGGCGTCATCAGTCCTTTGTTGGGCTGATGACGTTCGTGTTTCATCACCTAACGGGAGTTTGGTGGTGACAGTGAGTGATGCAGAAGGAAAACTGAGTTATACGGCTACCCTTGATGGTAAGCAGATGTTGGCACCATCGGCCTTGGGTTTGCAAACCAGTCTGGGCGACCTGACTAAGGAATTGTCAATTGTAAATTCTCAATTGTCAACTGTAGCTAATAGCTACTCGATGCGTGGCACTAAGGCCTCGAAGGTGGATTACAAGGCCAATGCCTTGACCATCAATCTTCAGAACAAGGATGGTGTAAAGTTCAGCATCCTGTTTCAGGTATCTGACAATGATATCGCCTACCGCTACCAGATGCCACGACAGACTATCCGTCGCCGTGAGTACAAGCGTGTGCGTATTCTCTCAGAGGTGAGTGGCTTTAACTTCCCTGAGGGTACCACCACCTTTATCTCACCACAGATTGGCCCGGAAACTGGTTGGGAGCAGACCAAACCTTCGTATGAGGAGGGCTACTCTAACGATGCACCCATGGATAAGGCCTCGCAGTATGGTCATGGCTACATCTTCCCTGCGCTGTTCCATCTGCCTACTGGTTGGGCACTGGTGAGCGAGACTGGTGTTACTAGTGGCTATTGTGGTAGTCATCTGAGTGATTATCTGGCAGGTAGCGGCTATACCGTGGCATATCCCGATAAGGGCGAGAACAATGGTTTTGGTACCGACTTTGCCGCTATTCCCCTGCCAGGCGAAACACCATGGCGCACCATTACCTTGGGCAGCACCTTGAAGCCAATCCTGGAGACAACTATCAGCTACGATGTGGTAGAGACCCGTTATCAGGCTTCGACTGATTACAAGGCTGGACGCTATACCTGGAGCTGGCTGATTGGTCAGGACAACTCGATTAACTACGACGATCAGGTACGCTTTATCGATCTGGCTTCGGCCATGGGCTTTGAGTACTGTCTGGTGGATAACTGGTGGGACCAGAATATCGGTCGTGAGCGTATTGCCGAACTCTCGAAATATGCCCAGAGCAAGGGTGTACACCTGCTGATGTGGTATAACAGTAATGGTTTCTGGAACGATGCCCCACAAACCCCACGCAACTGCATGAACACCGCCGTTGCCCGTGAAAAGGAGATGAGCTGGTTGGAGAGCATTGGTGTGAAGGGTATCAAGGTAGATTTCTTTGGTGGCGACAAGCAGCAGACCATGCAGCTGTATGAGGATATCCTGAGCGATGCCAATCGTCATGGTTTGCAGGTGGTGTTCCATGGTTGCACCGTGCCTCGTGGCTGGGAGCGCATGTATCCTAACTTTGTGGCTTCGGAGGCTGTGTTGGCTTCGGAGAACCTGTTCTTTGGCGAGGGCGCTACCATCAGCGAGGGCTTCGACCTGACGTTGCATCCCTTCTGCCGTAATGCTACAGCCTCAATGGACTGGGGCGGTATTATCATGAACAAGTTTATGTCGACAGATAACAAGAGTCGCCACTCACGCAAGACTACCGATATCTTCGAACTGGCTTCGGGGATCACTATGCAGACCTCGGTACAGTGTGTAGCCATGCAGCCTAACAATCTGCAGGAATTACCACAGTTTGAGATGGACTTTTTACGCGAGTTGCCCACCACTTGGGAGGAGACACGCTTTATTGATGGCTATCCCGGCAAGTATGTGGTGATGGCACGTAAAGCCACTAATGGCAAGTGGTACATCGCTGGTTTGAATGCCCAGAAAGAACCACTCGCACTGACTCTTGATTTGAAGGCGTTTGGTGACCTGACTAAACTGCTTGTTGACGATAAGCAGATGCAGCCAGTACAGACAGCCTTGAAGAAAGACAAGAAGGGAAAGATAAAAGTCGTTATTCAGCCGAATGGCGGAATGATTATTAAATAA
- a CDS encoding HU family DNA-binding protein encodes MSQKFIKSQNKNSSSQAFGKYFAQAVYDNHFVGTEELADFIQRQASVKKSDIKAVLQELGEALKHFFEMGQKIKLNGIGIFKVGSSSIGVTKLEDCGAQTITTRRILFQPETSRVVVGQEKKEDGSVKQKYVNAISLLKDVTFEETHDNAMNVETEPSGSGSSNSGNSGNTSGGGNTGGAGNNNPPSNEPIGD; translated from the coding sequence ATGAGTCAAAAATTTATCAAGTCGCAGAACAAGAACAGTTCAAGTCAGGCTTTCGGCAAGTACTTTGCACAGGCCGTGTACGACAACCACTTTGTGGGAACTGAAGAGTTGGCAGATTTCATCCAGCGCCAGGCTTCAGTGAAGAAGAGTGACATCAAAGCCGTACTTCAGGAGTTGGGTGAGGCCCTGAAGCACTTCTTCGAGATGGGCCAGAAAATCAAGCTCAACGGTATCGGCATCTTCAAGGTGGGTTCCTCCAGCATCGGTGTAACGAAGCTCGAGGATTGCGGTGCCCAGACCATCACCACTCGCCGTATTCTGTTCCAGCCCGAGACCAGCCGTGTGGTGGTTGGCCAGGAGAAGAAAGAAGACGGCAGTGTGAAGCAGAAGTACGTAAATGCCATCTCGCTGCTGAAGGACGTAACCTTCGAGGAAACTCACGACAACGCTATGAACGTAGAAACAGAACCATCGGGTTCGGGCTCATCGAATTCAGGTAACAGTGGTAATACCAGCGGAGGAGGCAATACCGGTGGCGCTGGAAATAACAATCCCCCCAGCAACGAGCCTATTGGTGATTAA
- the nagB gene encoding glucosamine-6-phosphate deaminase: MRVIIQSDYQKMSQWAANHVIKRINEFNPTPDHKFVLGLPTGSSPVGMYNALVEANRAGKVSFKNVITFNMDEYVGLPEAHPESYHAFMARNLFDHIDCPKENIHILNGNAPDLQAECKHYEEMIKQAGGIDLFIGGIGPDGHIAFNEPGSSLRSRTRMKTLTTDTRIANSRFFGGKPENVPAHALTVGVGTVMDAREVMILVNGHGKARAMQAAVEGAVNHMWTISALQMHEHGIIVSDEEAADELKVSTYKYFKDIESDQLL, translated from the coding sequence ATGAGAGTTATTATTCAGAGTGACTATCAGAAAATGTCACAGTGGGCCGCAAACCACGTTATTAAGCGTATCAACGAGTTCAACCCAACTCCCGATCACAAGTTTGTACTGGGATTGCCAACCGGTTCATCGCCAGTAGGAATGTATAATGCACTGGTTGAGGCTAACCGTGCAGGTAAGGTGTCGTTTAAGAATGTGATTACCTTTAACATGGACGAGTATGTTGGTTTGCCCGAGGCTCATCCTGAGAGCTATCATGCTTTTATGGCCCGCAACCTGTTTGATCATATCGACTGTCCCAAGGAGAATATCCATATTCTGAATGGTAATGCCCCTGATTTGCAGGCTGAGTGCAAGCACTACGAGGAGATGATTAAGCAGGCTGGTGGTATCGACCTGTTTATCGGTGGTATCGGTCCTGATGGTCATATTGCCTTTAACGAGCCAGGTTCATCACTGCGCAGCCGTACTCGTATGAAGACTCTGACTACCGACACTCGTATTGCTAACAGTCGTTTCTTTGGTGGTAAGCCCGAGAATGTACCTGCCCACGCTCTGACCGTAGGTGTTGGTACCGTGATGGATGCTCGCGAGGTCATGATTCTGGTAAATGGTCATGGTAAGGCTCGCGCTATGCAGGCTGCTGTTGAGGGTGCTGTGAACCACATGTGGACAATCTCGGCTCTGCAGATGCATGAGCACGGAATCATCGTAAGTGATGAGGAGGCTGCTGATGAGCTGAAGGTTAGCACCTATAAGTACTTTAAGGATATCGAAAGCGACCAGCTTTTGTAA
- a CDS encoding DUF4954 family protein, which translates to MSNYRQLTQNEIDVLENNVCWAEDWQRVLVDENFKPYNFHRVMFYGDIRLGAFNKMVEVSKGFTKHSGINDATLRNVTVGNDCLIEKIGNYINNYTIGNDCYISNICTLETTDDATYGEGSVISVLNEMGDGNVTIFRELNSQLASFMVKHNNDKNLKQTLQQMIEDELRVSRPDRGYIGNNVKIINAKDITNTIIKGDCEISGAARLSECTVMSSMDAPVFIGTGVICENSIICDGCSINNSVKMQDCFVGEACQITNGFTAEASLFFANSFMANGEACAAFCGPFSASHHKSSLLIGGEFSFYNAGSNTNFSNHAYKMGPMHYGTLERGTKTASGAYVLMPATIGAFSVCFGKLMHHPDTRNLPFSYLLAYGDDCYLVPGRNITTVGLYRDIKKWPKRDKRSKQSRKSIINFDWLSPFTVGEIMQGIQILKDLRHASGDNVTTYNFHEYVINATSLRKGLKYYDIALRIYMGAVLKRAQKEGYIGKPVSTTGQGRWIDMSGLLLPESEEQRLVEDIKNGNIDNIHDVLDRFVEINNNYSDYRWAWSYQMILDYYQLEELDEAACERIREDYVRARRAWIAEIRKDAEKEFQMGDVEQDVYEDFLSKLDHEIDYEN; encoded by the coding sequence ATGAGTAATTACAGACAACTAACCCAGAACGAAATCGACGTTTTGGAGAACAACGTGTGCTGGGCTGAGGACTGGCAACGTGTTTTAGTCGACGAGAACTTTAAACCGTACAATTTCCATCGTGTGATGTTCTATGGCGACATCCGCTTAGGCGCATTCAACAAGATGGTCGAGGTAAGCAAGGGCTTTACCAAGCACTCTGGTATCAACGATGCCACCCTGCGCAACGTCACGGTAGGTAACGACTGCCTTATCGAGAAGATTGGCAACTACATCAATAACTACACCATCGGTAACGACTGTTACATATCTAATATATGTACGCTTGAGACCACCGATGATGCCACTTATGGTGAAGGTTCTGTTATCTCGGTACTCAACGAGATGGGCGATGGCAATGTCACCATCTTCCGCGAGTTGAACTCACAGCTGGCATCGTTCATGGTGAAGCATAACAACGACAAGAACCTGAAGCAAACCCTCCAGCAGATGATCGAGGACGAGCTGCGTGTTTCGCGCCCCGACCGCGGCTATATCGGTAACAACGTAAAGATTATCAATGCCAAGGATATCACCAACACCATCATCAAAGGCGACTGCGAGATTAGTGGCGCAGCACGCCTTTCAGAGTGTACGGTGATGAGCTCAATGGATGCCCCTGTGTTTATCGGCACAGGTGTTATCTGCGAAAATTCGATTATCTGTGATGGTTGCTCAATCAACAACTCAGTAAAAATGCAGGATTGCTTCGTAGGCGAGGCCTGTCAGATTACCAATGGCTTTACCGCCGAGGCATCGCTTTTCTTTGCCAACTCGTTCATGGCCAATGGCGAGGCTTGTGCTGCTTTCTGCGGCCCATTCTCAGCCTCTCACCATAAGAGTTCGCTGCTGATTGGTGGCGAGTTCTCGTTCTATAACGCTGGCTCTAACACCAACTTCTCAAACCACGCTTATAAGATGGGCCCCATGCACTATGGTACGCTGGAGCGCGGCACCAAGACCGCCTCGGGTGCTTACGTGCTGATGCCTGCCACTATCGGTGCTTTCTCGGTGTGCTTTGGTAAGCTGATGCACCACCCCGACACCCGCAATCTGCCATTCAGCTACCTGTTGGCTTATGGCGACGATTGCTATCTGGTACCAGGTCGTAACATCACCACCGTGGGATTGTATCGTGATATCAAGAAATGGCCCAAACGTGATAAGCGTTCTAAGCAGTCGCGTAAGAGTATCATCAACTTCGACTGGCTCTCACCTTTCACCGTAGGTGAGATTATGCAGGGTATCCAGATTCTGAAGGACCTGCGCCATGCATCGGGTGATAACGTCACTACCTATAACTTCCACGAGTATGTCATCAATGCCACCTCGTTGCGTAAGGGATTAAAGTACTACGATATCGCCCTGCGCATCTATATGGGAGCCGTACTGAAGCGTGCCCAGAAGGAGGGTTATATTGGCAAGCCCGTGAGCACCACAGGCCAGGGCCGCTGGATTGACATGAGCGGACTGCTGCTGCCCGAGAGCGAGGAGCAGCGCTTGGTTGAGGACATCAAAAATGGCAACATCGACAATATCCACGATGTACTCGACCGCTTTGTTGAGATCAACAACAACTACAGCGATTACCGCTGGGCATGGAGTTATCAGATGATTCTGGACTACTACCAGCTCGAAGAACTCGACGAGGCCGCCTGTGAGCGCATTCGTGAGGACTACGTCAGAGCCCGCCGCGCCTGGATTGCCGAGATCCGCAAGGATGCCGAAAAAGAATTCCAGATGGGCGACGTCGAACAGGACGTTTACGAAGACTTCCTCTCCAAACTCGACCACGAGATTGACTACGAGAACTAA